The Bradysia coprophila strain Holo2 chromosome II, BU_Bcop_v1, whole genome shotgun sequence genome has a segment encoding these proteins:
- the LOC119072924 gene encoding 5-aminolevulinate synthase, erythroid-specific, mitochondrial isoform X1 yields MFQLLTPSAQRAVSSIKKMPCPFLTRLNVNYVRNYATSLLKTYGHQCPVVQRTMSTLQGSIDSDPTVRAMHQQHQPQQQDVAVDQPNGMAEKKCPFLSSSSTTVKEVSEEIQDIPSNRSFPYEDFFHDQIMRKKKDYSYRVFKKVSRLAGAGQFPTALEYSWGEKPITVWCSNDYLGMSCHPKVKDAVKTALEENGAGAGGTRNISGNTLYHEKLEKTLGKLHQKEAALLFTSCYVANDTTLFTLLKSLPGCHIFSDAGNHASMIQGIRNSQAPKHIFRHNDPEHLRELLSKVDKSVPKIVAFETVHSMSGAVCPLEELCDIAHEYGALTFVDEVHAVGLYGEHGAGIGERDGQLHKMDIISGTLGKAFGNIGGYIASSSKLVDVIRSYGAGFIFTTSLPPTVLAGAHKAVEILASDEGRSLRARHQENVRYLRTNLQREGFPVEHTPSHIIPIRIGDPLKGNQISDLLIQEHGHYIQAINYPTVARGEEKLRLAPTPWHTKPMMDILIRDMKTVWQQLDMPLSGSKCKEECTFCRKPILFDHFEARVRGCAADIQCAIPNCPQMVAAF; encoded by the exons atgtttcag CTATTAACTCCTAGTGCCCAACGTGCGGTAAGCAGCATTAAGAAGATGCCTTGCCCATTTTTAACTCGTCTCAACGTCAATTATGTTCGCAATTATGCAACATCTTTGCTGAAAACCTACGGTCATCAATGTCCCGTTGTACAACGGACAATGTCGACACTTCAAGGATCCATTGATTCGGATCCCACCGTTCGTGCGATGCATCAGCAACATCAACCGCAGCAACAGGATGTGGCCGTGGACCAACCGAACGGTATGGCCGAAAAAAAGTGCCCATTTTTATCGTCATCATCGACAACCGTTAAGGAAGTGAGCGAAGAGATTCAAGACATTCCATCGAATCGATCGTTTCCGTACGAGGATTTCTTTCATGATCAAATCATGCGAAAGAAGAAGGACTACTCGTATCGTGTGTTCAAGAAAGTGAGCCGATTGGCTGGTGCTGGTCAGTTTCCAACGGCTTTGGAGTATTCGTGGGGTGAGAAGCCGATAACGGTTTGGTGTTCGAATGATTATTTGGGTATGTCGTGTCATCCGAAGGTGAAAGACGCTGTTAAAACGGCACTGGAGGAAAATGGTGCTGGTGCAGGCGGTACGAGAAATATTTCCGGGAATACGCTGTACCACgagaaattggaaaaaacGTTGGGCAAACTGCATCAGAAGGAAGCTGCTTTACTGTTTACTTCATGTTATGTCGCTAATGATACGACACTGTTTACGTTACTCAAGTCATTACCCGGATGCCATATCTTTTCCGATGCTGGCAATCATGCGTCCATGATACAGGGCATACGAAATAGTCAAGCGCCGAAACACATTTTCCGGCACAATGATCCGGAGCATTTAAGGGAATTGCTGTCCAAAGTCGACAAATCAGTCCCGAAAATTGTGGCATTTGAAACGGTGCACTCAATGTCTGGTGCAGTTTGTCCATTGGAAGAGCTATGCGACATTGCTCATGAGTATGGTGCTTTAACGTTTGTCGATGAAGTGCATGCGGTCGGATTGTACGGTGAACATGGTGCTGGTATCGGCGAAAGAGACGGTCAACTCCATAAGATGGACATCATATCTGGAACGCTGGGAAAGGCTTTCGGCAACATTGGCGGATATATAGCATCTTCATCGAAGTTGGTGGATGTTATCCGTTCCTACGGTGCCGGTTTCATTTTTACCACTTCATTACCACCGACGGTTTTGGCTGGTGCACATAAAGCCGTTGAAATATTAGCCTCGGACGAAGGACGTTCATTACGTGCCCGTCACCAGGAGAACGTTCGCTATTTGCGCACGAATCTGCAGCGGGAAGGTTTTCCTGTCGAACACACACCAAGCCATATCATTCCTATTAGAATCGGTGATCCGCTCAAAGGGAACCAAATCTCGGATTTGCTAATTCAAGAGCACGGCCACTACATCCAAGCCATCAACTATCCGACTGTAGCACGCGGCGAGGAAAAATTACGCTTAGCACCGACTCCATGGCATACGAAACCGATGATGGACATTTTGATACGGGATATGAAAACGGTCTGGCAACAATTGGATATGCCTTTGTCCGGAAGCAAATGCAAAGAG GAATGCACTTTTTGCCGTAAGCCAATTTTGTTCGATCACTTTGAAGCTCGAGTTCGAGGCTGTGCAGCGGACATACAATGTGCAATCCCCAATTGTCCACAAATGGTAGCGGCATTTTAG
- the LOC119072924 gene encoding 5-aminolevulinate synthase, erythroid-specific, mitochondrial isoform X2, producing MPCPFLTRLNVNYVRNYATSLLKTYGHQCPVVQRTMSTLQGSIDSDPTVRAMHQQHQPQQQDVAVDQPNGMAEKKCPFLSSSSTTVKEVSEEIQDIPSNRSFPYEDFFHDQIMRKKKDYSYRVFKKVSRLAGAGQFPTALEYSWGEKPITVWCSNDYLGMSCHPKVKDAVKTALEENGAGAGGTRNISGNTLYHEKLEKTLGKLHQKEAALLFTSCYVANDTTLFTLLKSLPGCHIFSDAGNHASMIQGIRNSQAPKHIFRHNDPEHLRELLSKVDKSVPKIVAFETVHSMSGAVCPLEELCDIAHEYGALTFVDEVHAVGLYGEHGAGIGERDGQLHKMDIISGTLGKAFGNIGGYIASSSKLVDVIRSYGAGFIFTTSLPPTVLAGAHKAVEILASDEGRSLRARHQENVRYLRTNLQREGFPVEHTPSHIIPIRIGDPLKGNQISDLLIQEHGHYIQAINYPTVARGEEKLRLAPTPWHTKPMMDILIRDMKTVWQQLDMPLSGSKCKEECTFCRKPILFDHFEARVRGCAADIQCAIPNCPQMVAAF from the exons ATGCCTTGCCCATTTTTAACTCGTCTCAACGTCAATTATGTTCGCAATTATGCAACATCTTTGCTGAAAACCTACGGTCATCAATGTCCCGTTGTACAACGGACAATGTCGACACTTCAAGGATCCATTGATTCGGATCCCACCGTTCGTGCGATGCATCAGCAACATCAACCGCAGCAACAGGATGTGGCCGTGGACCAACCGAACGGTATGGCCGAAAAAAAGTGCCCATTTTTATCGTCATCATCGACAACCGTTAAGGAAGTGAGCGAAGAGATTCAAGACATTCCATCGAATCGATCGTTTCCGTACGAGGATTTCTTTCATGATCAAATCATGCGAAAGAAGAAGGACTACTCGTATCGTGTGTTCAAGAAAGTGAGCCGATTGGCTGGTGCTGGTCAGTTTCCAACGGCTTTGGAGTATTCGTGGGGTGAGAAGCCGATAACGGTTTGGTGTTCGAATGATTATTTGGGTATGTCGTGTCATCCGAAGGTGAAAGACGCTGTTAAAACGGCACTGGAGGAAAATGGTGCTGGTGCAGGCGGTACGAGAAATATTTCCGGGAATACGCTGTACCACgagaaattggaaaaaacGTTGGGCAAACTGCATCAGAAGGAAGCTGCTTTACTGTTTACTTCATGTTATGTCGCTAATGATACGACACTGTTTACGTTACTCAAGTCATTACCCGGATGCCATATCTTTTCCGATGCTGGCAATCATGCGTCCATGATACAGGGCATACGAAATAGTCAAGCGCCGAAACACATTTTCCGGCACAATGATCCGGAGCATTTAAGGGAATTGCTGTCCAAAGTCGACAAATCAGTCCCGAAAATTGTGGCATTTGAAACGGTGCACTCAATGTCTGGTGCAGTTTGTCCATTGGAAGAGCTATGCGACATTGCTCATGAGTATGGTGCTTTAACGTTTGTCGATGAAGTGCATGCGGTCGGATTGTACGGTGAACATGGTGCTGGTATCGGCGAAAGAGACGGTCAACTCCATAAGATGGACATCATATCTGGAACGCTGGGAAAGGCTTTCGGCAACATTGGCGGATATATAGCATCTTCATCGAAGTTGGTGGATGTTATCCGTTCCTACGGTGCCGGTTTCATTTTTACCACTTCATTACCACCGACGGTTTTGGCTGGTGCACATAAAGCCGTTGAAATATTAGCCTCGGACGAAGGACGTTCATTACGTGCCCGTCACCAGGAGAACGTTCGCTATTTGCGCACGAATCTGCAGCGGGAAGGTTTTCCTGTCGAACACACACCAAGCCATATCATTCCTATTAGAATCGGTGATCCGCTCAAAGGGAACCAAATCTCGGATTTGCTAATTCAAGAGCACGGCCACTACATCCAAGCCATCAACTATCCGACTGTAGCACGCGGCGAGGAAAAATTACGCTTAGCACCGACTCCATGGCATACGAAACCGATGATGGACATTTTGATACGGGATATGAAAACGGTCTGGCAACAATTGGATATGCCTTTGTCCGGAAGCAAATGCAAAGAG GAATGCACTTTTTGCCGTAAGCCAATTTTGTTCGATCACTTTGAAGCTCGAGTTCGAGGCTGTGCAGCGGACATACAATGTGCAATCCCCAATTGTCCACAAATGGTAGCGGCATTTTAG
- the LOC119072953 gene encoding odorant receptor 67d-like, translating into MEPAELFHICIFRWFRKLAKLVGVDLFVSNYEPNVVTYSNMSVLWLFLASCLWTIYSHEFDEKIICCSTLAFNFQGIVKYFCFIKNNRSVKDMCYFCSKIYEANTVPGPNKQLLAKSVKIIVFIFKNGMVLLLTTGMLTLLKPGFGCIVFGKLDPILPTYFPGVEEEEVYGYVILAILHTYIVFIFVTGTAGSDLFLMTQVIHSYTMTHIFRNAVNEFNGLIGRKHRCTSEKEIRQFLRNLILMHIDYARFTKILKDVYSGICLIQITMANTIMIVLVYVILMVNWFPAYFLMAVAFFQVFEFSVMGTVLQIANDNMFENICNISIIDLPIDEQKKVILMTALAQHPHDLTIGGFQSLNVETFVDSMKNTYSIGMLLVNTQV; encoded by the exons ATGGAACCTGCCGAGCTATTCCACATTTGTATATTTCGCTGGTTCCGCAAGCTTGCTAAGCTTGTTGGTGTGGATCTTTTCGTTAGCAACTACGAACCGAATGTAGTTACGTATTCCAACATGTCAGTACTTTGGTTATTTTTAGCGAGCTGCCTGTGGACTATTTACTCGCATGAGTTTgacgaaaaaatcatttgctgCTCTACGCTTGCTTTTAATTTTCAG GGAATTGTTAAGTACTTctgtttcataaaaaataatcgatCGGTGAAGGACATGTGCTACTTTTGctcaaaaatatatgaagcAAATACAGTACCCGGCCCAAACAAACAACTACTTGCTAAGTCAGTGAAAATcatagttttcattttcaaaaacggcATGGTCTTACTCCTCACGACTGGAATGTTAACTCTGCTGAAGCCTGGCTTTGGTTGTATCGTATTTGGGAAGCTTGATCCCATTTTGCCCACCTATTTTCCAGGTGTCGAGGAAGAAGAAGTCTACGGCTATGTCATCCTTGCAATACTTCATACGTACATTGTGTTCATATTTGTAACTGGAACTGCTGGCAGTGATCTCTTTTTGATGACGCAAGTTATTCACTCGTACACTATGACACACATTTTTCGCAATGCCGTGAACGAGTTTAATGGGCTTATCGGGAGAAAACATAGATGTACATCGGAGAAAGAAATCCGCCAGTTTTTaaggaatttgattttgatgcaCATTGATTATGCCAG atttacgaaaattttgaaagacgTTTACAGTGGAATATGTTTGATCCAGATAACAATGGCAAACACTATAATGATCGTTCTTGTATACGTTATTCTAATG GTGAACTGGTTTCCCGCATATTTCCTAATGGCAGTGGCGTTTTTCCAAGTGTTTGAATTCAGTGTAATGGGAACAGTTTTGCAAATTGCG AACGACAATATGTTTGAAAACATTTGCAATATCTCGATAATCGATTTGCCGATTGACGAACAAAAGAAAGTTATTTTAATGACCGCACTAGCCCAACATCCACACGATTTAACAATCGGAGGATTTCAGTCACTCAATGTGGAAACGTTTGTCGAT TCGATGAAAAATACGTACTCTATTGGTATGCTTTTAGTGAACACGCAGGTGTAG
- the LOC119082341 gene encoding putative odorant receptor 83c, giving the protein MEPAELFHICIFRWFRKLAKLVGVDLFVSNYEPNVVTYSNMSVLWLFLASCLWTIYSHEFDEKVICCSALAFNCQGIVKYFCFIKNNRSVKDMLYFCSKIYRANTAPGPNKQLLAKSVKIIVFIFKNGMVLLLTTAILALLRPGFSYIVFGKLDPILPTYLPGVDEEETYGYVMLATLHTYIAFIFVTGTAGCDLLLMTQVIHSYTMTHIFRNAVDEFNALIERNTGHTSRKETSQFLRNLILMHIDYARFTKILKEVYSGICLIQITMSNTIMIVLLYVILMVKWFPAYFLMAVAFFQVFEFSVMGTVLQIANDNMFENICNISIVDLPIDEQKKVILMTALAQHPHNLTIGGFQSLNVETFVDSMKNTYSVGMLLVNTQVK; this is encoded by the exons ATGGAACCTGCCGAGCTATTCCACATTTGTATATTTCGCTGGTTCCGCAAGCTTGCTAAGCTTGTTGGTGTGGATCTTTTCGTTAGCAACTACGAACCGAATGTAGTTACGTATTCCAACATGTCAGTACTTTGGTTATTTTTAGCGAGCTGCCTGTGGACTATTTACTCGCATGAGTTTGACGAAAAAGTCATTTGCTGTTCTGCGCTTGCTTTTAACTGTCAG GGAATTGTTAAGTACTTctgtttcataaaaaataatcgatCGGTGAAGGACATGTTGTATTTTTGCTCCAAAATTTATAGAGCGAATACAGCACCTGGCCCTAATAAACAACTACTTGCTAAGTCAGTGAAAATcatagttttcatttttaaaaacgGTATGGTCTTACTCCTCACGACTGCAATATTAGCTCTGCTGAGGCCTGGCTTTTCTTATATCGTATTTGGGAAGCTTGATCCCATTTTGCCCACCTATCTCCCAGGCGTCGATGAAGAAGAAACTTACGGATATGTTATGCTTGCAACACTTCATACGTACATTGCGTTCATATTTGTTACTGGAACCGCTGGCTGTGACCTCCTCTTGATGACGCAAGTTATTCACTCGTACACTATGACACACATTTTTCGCAATGCTGTGGACGAATTCAATGCACTTATCGAGAGAAATACTGGACATACATCGAGGAAGGAAACTAGTcagtttttaagaaatttgattttaatgcaCATTGATTATGCCAG atttacgaaaattttgaaagaagtTTACAGTGGAATATGCTTGATCCAGATAACAATGTCAAACACCATAATGATCGTTCTGTTGTACGTTATTTTAATG GTGAAGTGGTTTCCCGCATATTTCCTAATGGCAGTGGCGTTTTTCCAAGTGTTTGAATTCAGTGTAATGGGAACAGTGTTGCAAATTGCG AATGACAACATGTTTGAAAACATTTGTAATATCTCGATAGTCGATTTGCCGATTGACGAACAAAAGAAAGTCATTTTAATGACCGCACTAGCGCAACATCCACACAATTTAACAATCGGAGGATTTCAGTCACTCAATGTGGAAACGTTTGTTGAT TCGATGAAAAATACGTACTCTGTTGGTATGCTGTTAGTGAACACACAGGTGAAGTGA